A DNA window from Tachysurus fulvidraco isolate hzauxx_2018 chromosome 4, HZAU_PFXX_2.0, whole genome shotgun sequence contains the following coding sequences:
- the LOC113660996 gene encoding axonemal dynein light intermediate polypeptide 1-like: MNMLPSAESLLKYENAELVSKTTEKTSPKAQTLKDGPQQPTISGPVLPQPKTKSPSYDAIKQQTEEILNAILPPREWMENNQLFVQRVSSTPCTRTDVIHLQEELDLKLQQRQARDTGICPVRRELYTQCFDELIRQITINCAERGVLLLRVRDEIRMTIDSYQTLYESSVAFGMRKALQSEQGKSDMEKKIADLENEKSELERQVNELKAKCEAIERQESERRQVEEKKHTEEIQFLKRTNQQLKTQLDAIIAPRK; the protein is encoded by the exons ATGAACATGCTTCCATCTGCCGAGTCTTTACTAAAGTATGAAAACGCAGAGCTGGTGAGCAAAACCACCGAGAAGACATCACCAAAG GCTCAAACTCTGAAGGATGGTCCTCAGCAGCCTACCATCTCTGGTCCAGTTCTACCACAACCCAAAACCAAAAGCCCTTCATATGATGCCATTAAACAGCAAACAGAAGAGATTCTTAATGCCATCCTACCGCCAAG GGAATGGATGGAGAATAATCAGCTGTTTGTACAGCGGGTGTCCAGCACGCCATGTACACGGACAGATGTCATTCATCTGCAAGAGGAACTGGATCTCAAACTGCAGCAGAGACAGGCCAGAGATACGGGCATCTGCCCCGTCCGCAGAGAGCTCTACACACAGTGCTTTG ATGAACTAATCAGACAAATTACCATCAACTGTGCTGAGAGAGGAGTGTTGCTTTTACGAGTGAGAGATGAAATTCGCATGACAATCGATTCCTATCAGACTTTATACGAGAGCAGTGTGGCTTTCGGCATGAGGAAAGCTTTGCAGTCTGAGCAAGGGAAGTCTGACATGGAGAAGAAG ATTGCAGACTTGGAGAATGAGAAGAGCGAATTGGAAAGACAGGTGAACGAGCTGAAGGCAAAATGTGAGGCAATTGAGAGACAAGAAAGTGAACGGCGACAAGTCGAAGAGAAGAAGCACACAGAGGAGATCCAGTTCCTAAAGCGCACCAACCAGCAACTCAAG ACCCAATTGGATGCCATCATTGCCCCGAGGAAATAA